One window from the genome of Prosthecobacter vanneervenii encodes:
- a CDS encoding DUF58 domain-containing protein, which translates to MASLSDILHAEDITSLQSLQLFARTVVEGFTTGQHASPHKGFSVEFRQHRPYVQGDEIRRLDWKIFGRTDRFYIREFDEETNLRATIVLDASGSMGYRGQKGVLKFDYARKLAASLAYLLMSQQDAVGLITFDTKVRNIIPCRTKITHLHLLLETMVKTEPGSDTSLAPVIESLAQRLKRRGLVILISDFFDDPTALLQSIGILRKKGHEVIAMQLWDRDEIDFPFGNWARFENLENNDDFLLLDPATIRQRYIEAQQSFAAQLKDGFRRHQVDYLSLPTDESHSAALRSYLALRMR; encoded by the coding sequence GTGGCTTCCCTGTCCGACATCCTCCACGCCGAAGACATCACGAGCCTGCAGTCCCTGCAGCTCTTTGCGCGCACGGTCGTGGAGGGCTTCACCACCGGGCAGCATGCCTCGCCGCACAAGGGCTTCAGCGTGGAGTTCCGCCAGCACCGCCCCTATGTGCAGGGAGATGAGATCCGCCGCCTCGACTGGAAGATCTTTGGCCGCACGGACCGCTTTTACATCCGTGAGTTTGATGAGGAGACAAACCTCCGCGCCACCATCGTTCTCGATGCCAGCGGCAGCATGGGCTACCGCGGGCAGAAGGGCGTGCTGAAGTTTGACTACGCACGCAAGCTCGCCGCCTCCCTGGCCTACCTGCTCATGAGCCAGCAGGATGCCGTGGGCCTCATCACCTTTGACACCAAGGTGCGCAACATCATCCCCTGCCGCACCAAGATCACCCACCTGCACCTGCTGCTGGAGACCATGGTGAAAACCGAGCCCGGCAGCGACACCAGCCTCGCGCCCGTAATCGAGTCGCTGGCCCAGCGCCTCAAACGCCGCGGCCTCGTCATTCTCATCAGCGACTTCTTTGATGATCCCACCGCTCTGCTGCAGTCCATCGGCATCCTGCGCAAAAAAGGGCACGAAGTCATCGCCATGCAGCTCTGGGACCGCGACGAGATCGACTTCCCTTTCGGCAACTGGGCCCGTTTTGAAAACCTGGAGAACAACGACGACTTCCTCCTGCTCGACCCCGCCACCATCCGCCAGCGCTACATTGAGGCGCAGCAAAGCTTCGCCGCCCAGCTCAAAGACGGCTTCCGCAGGCACCAGGTGGATTACCTGAGCCTTCCCACGGATGAATCCCACTCCGCCGCCCTCCGCAGCTATCTGGCCCTGCGCATGCGCTGA
- a CDS encoding BatA domain-containing protein, whose product MSFLNIALLAGALAFLVPLLIHLLNKRKVVTVRWGAMHLLHEVIRQRKRKMKIEQLLLLIVRVAIPIVLALCLARPVLTALRSLGMGSSSLIVLLDDSLSMRAPAAQTSLPGGTVTEQARQDIQAILADLPKGSSAQVLLSGGTPRKLLDQATTDLDLVPKQLGDVPSMSGPLAANDAFQAAGAALKDSPNAAREVVIVSDFQAADWKAVAEGAALPALESLSKQEPKPQITFYRVGSDLAENLSIASADISALVAAESQPIGLRVRIKNHGRRAWQDVAVHLEADGTRLRTARVSLAPEGEAVLSFTHAFDKVGDHSLSVRLEGDTFADDNAFHSIVQVRNQLNVLLMDGSPGREPLTGSADFLEIALTPHTAAAASLKDLIRTKKIDLRKIRNEDLRQQEVIIMADVQRLPGHIQNELDKFVKDGGGLLVFAGPECDLDWYNREFYRKGEGLYPAAIKGQARVDADSPPAHILMQRFTHPSVLYFNDTRSGRLQEAEFRHWFDFATLDDRTQRILNLDRNVPLMVEKKHGRGRVVAVASTANAEWTNLPLQPFFVPLMQRLTTYLATEGTAPAWQLVGSSIRLPLEKAEQGAEFILRGPTGQTQTLKAAKEADSVFLQSPVITQPGIFQLQKEGTEKTVLLAFNVDGAESDLKALPATDIQKIAERHEAAYAGTLPAYQSLDRSRRHGTELWQPLLITLLLLLFAEVLLQQHIARG is encoded by the coding sequence ATGAGCTTTCTCAACATCGCACTTCTGGCGGGCGCCCTGGCCTTTCTTGTCCCGCTGCTGATCCATCTGCTGAACAAGCGGAAGGTCGTCACCGTTCGCTGGGGTGCCATGCACCTGCTGCACGAGGTGATCCGCCAGCGGAAGCGCAAGATGAAGATCGAGCAGCTCCTGCTCCTCATCGTGCGTGTGGCCATCCCTATCGTGCTGGCGCTCTGCCTGGCTCGCCCGGTGCTCACGGCTTTGCGCTCGCTCGGAATGGGCAGCTCCTCGCTCATCGTATTGCTGGACGACTCCCTCTCCATGCGTGCTCCCGCCGCGCAGACCTCGCTGCCCGGCGGCACCGTCACGGAGCAGGCACGGCAGGACATCCAGGCCATTCTGGCAGATCTGCCCAAAGGCTCCAGCGCACAAGTGCTGCTCTCCGGCGGCACTCCACGCAAGCTGCTCGACCAAGCCACCACCGATCTCGACCTCGTACCCAAACAACTCGGAGATGTGCCCTCCATGTCAGGCCCGCTGGCTGCCAATGACGCCTTCCAGGCCGCAGGCGCAGCTCTCAAAGACTCGCCCAATGCCGCACGCGAAGTCGTCATCGTTTCCGATTTCCAGGCTGCCGACTGGAAGGCCGTGGCCGAGGGCGCTGCACTGCCAGCACTGGAGAGCCTCTCCAAACAGGAGCCCAAGCCGCAGATCACCTTTTACCGTGTGGGCAGCGATCTGGCGGAAAACCTCAGCATCGCCAGCGCGGACATTTCCGCCCTCGTGGCAGCCGAGTCCCAGCCCATCGGCCTGCGGGTGCGCATCAAGAACCATGGCCGCCGAGCCTGGCAGGACGTAGCTGTGCATCTGGAGGCAGATGGCACACGCCTGCGCACAGCGCGCGTCTCCTTGGCCCCGGAAGGCGAGGCCGTGCTCTCCTTCACGCATGCGTTTGATAAAGTGGGCGACCACTCGCTCTCCGTCCGCCTCGAAGGAGACACCTTTGCTGATGACAACGCCTTCCACTCCATCGTGCAGGTGCGCAATCAACTCAATGTCCTGCTCATGGATGGCAGCCCTGGCCGGGAACCGCTCACCGGCTCGGCAGATTTCCTCGAGATCGCACTCACGCCGCACACGGCGGCAGCCGCTTCGCTCAAGGACCTCATCCGCACGAAAAAAATCGACCTGCGCAAGATCCGCAACGAAGACCTGCGCCAGCAGGAGGTCATCATCATGGCCGACGTGCAGCGCCTGCCGGGGCACATCCAGAACGAGCTCGACAAGTTCGTCAAAGATGGCGGCGGCCTCCTCGTCTTTGCCGGACCAGAATGCGATCTCGACTGGTACAACCGCGAATTTTACCGCAAGGGCGAAGGCCTCTACCCTGCCGCCATCAAAGGCCAGGCCAGAGTGGATGCCGACTCCCCGCCTGCGCATATCCTCATGCAGCGCTTCACACACCCGTCCGTGCTGTATTTCAATGACACCCGCTCAGGCCGCCTTCAGGAAGCCGAATTTCGTCACTGGTTTGACTTTGCCACGCTCGATGACCGAACCCAGCGCATCCTGAACCTGGACCGCAATGTGCCTCTGATGGTCGAGAAAAAGCACGGCCGCGGTCGTGTCGTGGCCGTGGCTAGCACAGCGAATGCTGAGTGGACCAATCTGCCCCTGCAGCCTTTCTTTGTGCCGCTGATGCAGCGCCTCACCACCTATCTGGCCACCGAGGGCACTGCCCCAGCCTGGCAGCTCGTGGGCAGTTCCATCCGCCTGCCGCTGGAAAAGGCTGAGCAGGGCGCGGAGTTCATCCTGCGGGGCCCCACCGGCCAGACGCAAACGCTGAAAGCCGCCAAGGAGGCAGACTCCGTCTTCCTGCAAAGCCCCGTGATCACCCAGCCTGGCATCTTCCAGCTGCAAAAGGAAGGCACAGAGAAAACCGTGCTGCTGGCCTTCAATGTGGATGGTGCGGAGTCCGATCTCAAAGCCCTGCCTGCCACGGACATTCAGAAAATCGCCGAGCGGCACGAGGCCGCCTACGCCGGCACCCTGCCTGCCTACCAGTCCCTGGATCGCAGCCGTCGCCACGGTACCGAGCTCTGGCAGCCGCTGCTCATCACCCTGCTCCTTCTCCTCTTCGCCGAAGTCCTCCTGCAGCAGCACATCGCCCGGGGCTGA